One genomic segment of Kocuria rhizophila DC2201 includes these proteins:
- the mptB gene encoding polyprenol phosphomannose-dependent alpha 1,6 mannosyltransferase MptB: protein MRTTSGTRRVLALLGRTGTPPGSTRAAAGGTAASRSLWRTVAAGTLGSTMLFLGSLGVGWLASISGLRRNPLVMWMRFETIGVVVSIVLLALGAMLLVRQWLRLGQKLHPWGPQSARWVLTAIAAWSGPMLVSIPLFSRDVYSYIGQGRVTASGLNPYESGVSSIDNFFQLGADQLWAESPPPYGPVFLWLEQLVVTLSGGNPDVAVLLFRAMCVLAVLACMWVVPRLARLHGVNPRRALWLTVANPLLLTNFVIAAHNDAIMLALALLGTYAAAVQRNWRGGLIGTTLVTLSVAIKPITLVFLPFIGLLWAGRNASWPRRFVVWALTLAYAVVLLGIMGLVSGFGFGWVSAVSTPGTVYIWYAPIGLLGLFAQLVGDSWGLDGSAWMDAVHSLGTLLAAGTAVVLMFVGRDGTIMRRLAWSMAGFVLLAPIIQAWYVVWLIPLFAITGIRPDWHTDVLFFVTGFFTVYAVADQLDVFPYLDLNLIAARVISALVAFTFGVYLWALDPATRRIRRADPVPRAVVL from the coding sequence GTGCGCACCACGTCCGGGACGCGGCGCGTCCTCGCGCTGCTCGGACGCACCGGGACCCCGCCCGGGAGCACCAGGGCCGCGGCCGGGGGCACGGCGGCGTCGCGCTCCCTGTGGCGCACGGTGGCGGCGGGCACCCTCGGCTCCACGATGCTGTTCCTCGGATCCCTGGGGGTGGGGTGGCTCGCGAGCATCTCGGGGCTGCGCCGAAACCCCCTGGTGATGTGGATGCGCTTCGAGACCATCGGCGTGGTGGTCTCGATCGTGCTGCTGGCCCTGGGAGCCATGCTGCTGGTGCGCCAGTGGCTGCGGCTCGGGCAGAAGCTGCACCCGTGGGGCCCGCAGAGCGCGCGCTGGGTGCTGACGGCGATTGCCGCGTGGTCCGGGCCCATGCTCGTGAGCATCCCGCTGTTCAGCCGGGACGTGTACTCGTACATCGGCCAGGGGCGGGTGACGGCCAGCGGGCTGAACCCCTACGAGTCCGGGGTCTCCTCCATCGACAACTTCTTCCAGCTCGGCGCAGACCAGCTGTGGGCCGAGTCCCCGCCGCCGTACGGGCCGGTGTTCCTGTGGCTCGAGCAGCTCGTGGTGACCCTCTCGGGCGGCAACCCGGACGTGGCCGTGCTGCTGTTCCGCGCCATGTGCGTGCTCGCCGTGCTCGCGTGCATGTGGGTGGTCCCGCGGCTGGCCCGGCTGCACGGGGTGAACCCGCGCCGCGCACTGTGGCTCACGGTGGCCAACCCGCTGCTGCTCACCAACTTCGTGATCGCCGCGCACAACGACGCCATCATGCTCGCGCTCGCCCTGCTGGGCACCTACGCCGCGGCCGTGCAGCGCAACTGGAGGGGCGGACTGATCGGCACCACGCTGGTGACCCTGTCCGTGGCCATCAAGCCCATCACCCTCGTGTTCCTGCCGTTCATCGGCCTGCTCTGGGCCGGGAGGAACGCCTCGTGGCCCCGCAGGTTCGTGGTGTGGGCCCTGACGCTCGCGTACGCCGTGGTGCTGCTGGGGATCATGGGACTCGTGAGCGGCTTCGGCTTCGGGTGGGTCTCGGCGGTGTCCACCCCCGGGACCGTCTACATCTGGTACGCGCCCATCGGACTGCTGGGCCTGTTCGCGCAGCTCGTGGGGGACTCGTGGGGCCTGGACGGCTCCGCGTGGATGGACGCCGTGCACTCGCTGGGCACGCTGCTCGCGGCCGGGACGGCCGTGGTGCTGATGTTCGTGGGACGGGACGGCACCATCATGCGGCGCCTCGCGTGGTCCATGGCCGGCTTCGTGCTGCTCGCCCCGATCATCCAGGCGTGGTACGTGGTGTGGCTCATCCCGCTGTTCGCCATCACGGGCATCCGCCCGGACTGGCACACGGACGTGCTGTTCTTCGTCACGGGCTTCTTCACGGTGTACGCCGTGGCGGACCAGCTGGACGTGTTCCCGTACCTGGACCTGAACCTGATCGCCGCGCGCGTGATCTCCGCCCTCGTGGCCTTCACCTTCGGGGTCTACCTCTGGGCGCTGGACCCCGCCACACGGCGCATCCGACGGGCAGACCCGGTCCCGCGCGCGGTGGTGCTCTAG
- the orn gene encoding oligoribonuclease, which produces MTTGNRRIVWIDCEMTGLSLSEDALIEVAALVTDDELNVLGSGVDVVIKPPQQALEQMNDFVRTMHENSGLLPELERGMDMAQAQAMVLDYIREWVPDAGKAPLGGNSVGTDKTFLTRDMPELVDHLHYRVIDVSTIKELARRWYPRAYFQAPEKTGNHRALGDIEDSIDELRYYRHILFPADPGPTSDDARKVAALIKASPTGSGR; this is translated from the coding sequence GTGACGACTGGTAACCGGAGAATTGTGTGGATCGACTGCGAGATGACGGGGCTGTCCCTGTCCGAGGACGCGCTCATCGAGGTCGCGGCGCTCGTGACCGACGACGAGCTCAACGTGCTCGGCAGCGGCGTGGACGTGGTGATCAAGCCCCCGCAGCAGGCCCTCGAGCAGATGAACGACTTCGTGCGCACCATGCACGAGAACTCCGGGCTGTTGCCCGAGCTCGAGCGCGGCATGGACATGGCCCAGGCCCAGGCCATGGTGCTCGACTACATCCGCGAGTGGGTTCCGGACGCCGGCAAGGCTCCCCTGGGCGGGAACTCCGTGGGCACGGACAAGACCTTCCTCACCCGTGACATGCCGGAGCTGGTGGATCACCTGCACTATCGCGTGATCGACGTGTCCACCATCAAGGAGCTCGCTCGCCGGTGGTACCCCCGTGCCTACTTCCAGGCCCCGGAGAAGACCGGCAACCACCGTGCGCTGGGGGACATCGAGGACTCCATCGACGAGCTGCGCTACTACCGCCACATCCTGTTCCCCGCGGACCCGGGGCCCACCTCGGACGACGCCCGGAAGGTGGCCGCCCTCATCAAGGCCTCCCCCACCGGGTCGGGGCGCTGA
- a CDS encoding zinc-dependent alcohol dehydrogenase: MRALTWQGLGDVRVENVPDPVLQDPTDAIVRVTSTAICGSDLHLYGVLAPYLQKDYVLGHEFMGVVEEVGSGVSSLRPGDRVVVPFVIACGHCWMCDRGLFAACETTQIREMGTGAALFGFSSLYGSVPGGQAEMVRVPHADFGPVKLPQDFEDERFLYLSDILPTAWQGVKYANVGEEDTLAVLGLGPVGQLAVRSAALQGVKRVIAVDLVDERLALAKSWGAETVDLREVDDVSDTLKDMTDGRGPDGVLDAVGMEAHGNPIAEKVVAGAARLPKALGRKAIETAGIDRLDALHTAIHSVRRAGTVSLSGVYGGMADPMPMMEMFDKGITMRMGQCHVRHWTDELLEIASRPEDVLGLESLATHHVSLDEAPEAYKMFQEKKDGCIKVVLKP, translated from the coding sequence ATGCGAGCACTGACATGGCAAGGACTCGGCGACGTCCGGGTCGAGAACGTTCCCGACCCCGTCCTGCAGGACCCCACCGATGCGATCGTGCGGGTGACCTCCACGGCCATCTGCGGCTCGGACCTGCACCTCTACGGGGTGCTGGCCCCGTACCTGCAAAAGGACTACGTGCTGGGCCACGAGTTCATGGGCGTCGTGGAGGAGGTCGGTTCCGGGGTCTCCAGCCTGCGTCCCGGGGACCGCGTGGTGGTGCCGTTCGTGATCGCGTGCGGCCACTGCTGGATGTGCGACCGCGGGCTGTTCGCGGCGTGCGAGACCACGCAGATCCGTGAGATGGGCACCGGCGCAGCCCTGTTCGGCTTCTCCTCCCTCTACGGCTCGGTGCCCGGCGGGCAGGCCGAGATGGTGCGCGTGCCGCACGCGGACTTCGGCCCCGTGAAGCTGCCCCAGGACTTCGAGGACGAGCGCTTCCTCTACCTCAGCGACATCCTGCCCACCGCGTGGCAGGGCGTGAAGTACGCGAACGTGGGAGAGGAGGACACCCTCGCGGTGCTGGGCCTCGGTCCCGTGGGGCAGCTGGCGGTGCGCTCCGCAGCCCTGCAGGGCGTCAAGCGCGTCATCGCCGTGGACCTCGTGGACGAGCGCCTGGCGCTGGCCAAGAGCTGGGGTGCGGAGACGGTGGACCTGCGCGAGGTCGACGACGTCTCGGACACCCTCAAGGACATGACCGACGGCCGCGGCCCGGACGGTGTCCTGGACGCCGTGGGCATGGAGGCCCACGGCAACCCGATCGCCGAGAAGGTCGTCGCCGGTGCCGCCCGCCTGCCCAAGGCACTGGGCCGCAAGGCCATCGAGACCGCGGGCATCGACCGACTGGACGCGCTGCACACGGCCATACACAGCGTGCGCCGTGCGGGCACCGTGTCCCTGTCCGGCGTGTACGGGGGAATGGCGGATCCCATGCCCATGATGGAGATGTTCGACAAGGGCATCACCATGCGCATGGGCCAGTGCCACGTGCGCCACTGGACGGACGAGCTGCTGGAGATCGCCAGCCGGCCCGAGGACGTCCTGGGGCTGGAGTCCCTGGCCACGCACCACGTGTCCCTGGACGAGGCGCCGGAGGCGTACAAGATGTTCCAGGAGAAGAAGGACGGCTGCATCAAGGTGGTCCTCAAGCCGTAG
- a CDS encoding SDR family oxidoreductase translates to MSEDEYAAQKKAQQLAGEDGGFPEQEQTPPGLTTDMDPLPDHGEQTWVGRGRLDGLKALVTGGDSGIGRAVAIAFAREGADVAINYLPEETSDAEDTRQWIEKAGRKAVLLPGDLREESQARGVVDQAAKELGGLDILVNNAGFQWARREGGLQGLKSEEMDRVFKTNLYALFWVSQQALSYLKEGSSIINVSSIQAYDPSENLIDYASTKAAINNFTVNLASELGEKGIRVNAVAPGPIWTPLQPATKAGEGMPAFGGDTPLGRAGQPSELAGAFVFLASPAEASYVSGTVIGVTGGKPVF, encoded by the coding sequence ATGAGCGAAGACGAGTACGCAGCACAGAAGAAGGCCCAGCAGCTCGCCGGCGAGGACGGCGGCTTCCCGGAGCAGGAGCAGACCCCTCCGGGGCTGACCACGGACATGGACCCGCTGCCGGACCACGGCGAGCAGACCTGGGTGGGACGCGGGCGACTGGACGGTCTCAAGGCCCTCGTGACCGGCGGTGACTCCGGGATCGGCCGCGCCGTGGCCATCGCGTTCGCCCGCGAGGGCGCGGACGTGGCCATCAACTACCTCCCCGAGGAGACGTCGGACGCCGAGGACACCCGGCAGTGGATCGAGAAGGCCGGACGCAAGGCGGTCCTGCTCCCCGGCGACCTGCGCGAGGAGTCCCAGGCACGCGGCGTCGTGGACCAGGCGGCGAAGGAGCTGGGCGGGCTCGACATCCTCGTCAACAACGCGGGGTTCCAGTGGGCGCGCCGCGAGGGCGGGCTGCAGGGGCTGAAGTCCGAGGAGATGGACCGGGTCTTCAAGACCAACCTCTACGCGCTGTTCTGGGTCTCCCAGCAGGCGCTGTCGTACCTGAAGGAGGGCTCCTCGATCATCAACGTGAGCTCCATCCAGGCCTACGACCCCTCCGAGAACCTGATCGACTACGCCTCCACCAAGGCCGCGATCAACAACTTCACGGTCAACCTGGCCAGTGAGCTGGGGGAGAAGGGCATCCGCGTCAACGCGGTGGCGCCCGGGCCCATCTGGACCCCCCTGCAGCCCGCCACCAAGGCCGGGGAGGGCATGCCCGCGTTCGGCGGGGACACCCCGCTGGGCCGCGCTGGCCAGCCCTCCGAACTGGCCGGGGCGTTCGTGTTCCTCGCGAGCCCGGCGGAGGCCTCCTACGTCTCGGGCACGGTGATCGGTGTGACCGGCGGCAAACCCGTCTTCTGA
- a CDS encoding response regulator transcription factor → MSSERPDISLALINDYPVVVEGVAHMLRRHPRLDVVELDSGLLPEQDVDVVLYDAFAATGRGTRDVMRLLGEARFRRVVMYTWNVSAQRVDEALAMGMDGFLSKELSAQELGDALVRVHEGERVVEPEPVREDVTPPDWPGRRTGLSAREAEVIALITQGFTNDEIARNCYLSINSVKSYIRSAYRKMGVERRSQAVLWGVQHGMDPSGQQRRVLSA, encoded by the coding sequence GTGAGTTCCGAACGTCCTGACATCTCCCTGGCCCTGATCAACGACTACCCGGTGGTAGTCGAGGGCGTGGCGCACATGCTGCGCCGCCACCCCCGGCTCGACGTGGTGGAGCTGGACTCCGGTCTGCTGCCGGAGCAGGACGTGGACGTGGTGCTCTACGACGCCTTCGCGGCCACCGGGCGCGGCACGCGGGACGTGATGCGGCTGCTGGGGGAGGCCCGCTTCCGCAGGGTGGTCATGTACACCTGGAACGTCAGCGCGCAGCGTGTGGACGAGGCCCTGGCCATGGGCATGGACGGGTTCCTGTCCAAGGAGCTCAGCGCGCAGGAGCTCGGCGACGCCCTGGTGCGCGTGCACGAGGGCGAGCGCGTGGTGGAGCCGGAGCCCGTGCGCGAGGACGTCACCCCGCCGGACTGGCCCGGCCGCCGGACCGGTCTCTCAGCGCGCGAGGCCGAGGTGATCGCGCTCATCACCCAGGGCTTCACCAATGACGAGATCGCCCGCAACTGCTACCTCAGCATCAACTCCGTGAAGTCCTACATCCGCTCCGCCTACCGCAAGATGGGCGTCGAACGGCGCAGCCAGGCCGTCCTGTGGGGCGTGCAGCACGGGATGGACCCCTCGGGCCAGCAGCGGCGCGTCCTCTCCGCGTGA
- a CDS encoding glycosyltransferase family 2 protein encodes MTIASGRHTHLRRQREWLAAQSEVPLAHVVVSMGDPGIRDVVAQHPDVPSEPVELPPAAELPLAAARNAGVRRAAELGADTVVLLDVDCLPHEHLVRDYTWALRELDGAPAVVSGRVQYLPEGVSEAEHTPQTVTRLGRDHPARVLPEPGALEAADPRMLWSLSLACTVSTWDLAGGFDERYVGYGGEDTDFGQRLAAAGGTLWWLGGATAYHQYHPTQSPPVQHVSAIVRNAALFQDTWGFEPMEGWLREFASRGLIVREGGRWRETARDSGDSA; translated from the coding sequence GTGACCATCGCCAGCGGCCGGCACACGCACCTGCGGCGTCAGCGCGAGTGGCTCGCCGCGCAGAGCGAGGTACCCCTGGCCCACGTGGTCGTGAGCATGGGGGACCCCGGGATCCGGGACGTGGTGGCCCAGCACCCGGACGTGCCGAGCGAGCCCGTGGAGCTGCCCCCGGCGGCGGAGCTGCCTTTGGCCGCGGCGCGCAACGCCGGAGTGCGGCGGGCCGCGGAGCTCGGCGCGGACACCGTGGTGCTGCTCGACGTGGACTGTCTGCCCCACGAGCACCTGGTGCGCGACTACACGTGGGCCCTCCGGGAGCTGGACGGCGCCCCGGCCGTGGTGAGCGGACGCGTGCAGTACCTGCCCGAGGGCGTGTCGGAGGCCGAGCACACCCCGCAGACCGTGACGCGGCTGGGCCGAGACCACCCGGCGCGGGTGCTGCCGGAGCCCGGGGCGCTCGAGGCGGCCGACCCCCGCATGCTGTGGTCCCTGTCCCTGGCGTGCACGGTCAGCACGTGGGACCTCGCCGGTGGCTTCGACGAGCGCTACGTGGGCTACGGCGGAGAGGACACGGACTTCGGTCAGCGGCTGGCGGCCGCCGGGGGAACGCTGTGGTGGCTCGGGGGAGCCACGGCGTACCACCAGTACCACCCCACGCAGTCCCCGCCCGTGCAGCACGTCTCCGCCATCGTCCGCAATGCGGCCCTGTTCCAGGACACCTGGGGCTTCGAGCCCATGGAGGGCTGGTTGCGGGAGTTCGCCTCCCGCGGGCTCATCGTGCGGGAGGGCGGACGCTGGCGCGAGACCGCCCGGGATTCGGGCGATAGTGCGTGA
- a CDS encoding glycosyltransferase — MIGYYVHHHGLGHRNRATQIARELTVPVVGFSSLGRPEGWPGEWVWLPEDTTEHPVDPTAHGVLHWAPLGHPGHRERLGLIAERLRSDVDLMVTDTSAEVTLLARLMGVPTVVLAMRGDRTDRTHRAAYDAATALIAPWSRETAEPYWPEAWTRKTTFTGAISRFDEPVAPAPRDAGPTGATPGMRDSDPSGGVPETPVPDPAGIVSALPDADPAGAAPALQGTGSSGVVPALQDGETSGVVPGERVLVVWGRGGTEVGDAQIDAARAATPGWAWTVRTPDAPSPDLWRELHEATVVVTHGGNNAVAELSAVQAHAVVVAQPRPHDEQEATAAALDRAGICVGLARWPEAHEWPGLLARALTLGGERWERWRHGDGAHRAARAMEELLSGGVR; from the coding sequence GTGATCGGCTACTACGTCCACCACCACGGTCTCGGACACCGCAACCGGGCCACGCAGATCGCGCGTGAGCTGACCGTGCCGGTCGTGGGCTTCAGCTCGCTCGGGCGCCCTGAGGGGTGGCCGGGCGAGTGGGTGTGGCTGCCGGAGGACACCACCGAGCACCCGGTGGACCCCACCGCCCACGGCGTGCTGCACTGGGCCCCGCTGGGCCACCCCGGTCACCGCGAGCGCCTGGGCCTGATCGCCGAACGGCTGCGCTCGGACGTGGACCTCATGGTCACGGACACCTCAGCCGAAGTGACCCTGCTGGCCCGGCTCATGGGTGTGCCCACGGTGGTCCTCGCGATGCGCGGGGACCGCACCGACCGCACGCACCGCGCCGCCTACGACGCCGCCACGGCCCTGATCGCGCCGTGGTCCCGCGAGACGGCGGAGCCCTACTGGCCCGAGGCGTGGACCCGCAAGACCACCTTCACCGGGGCCATCTCCCGTTTCGACGAGCCGGTCGCCCCCGCGCCGCGGGACGCCGGCCCCACCGGGGCCACGCCCGGGATGCGCGACTCCGACCCCAGCGGCGGCGTTCCCGAGACGCCCGTTCCCGACCCGGCCGGCATCGTCTCCGCACTGCCCGACGCCGACCCGGCCGGAGCGGCCCCCGCGCTGCAGGGAACCGGCTCGAGCGGCGTCGTTCCCGCGCTGCAGGACGGCGAGACGAGCGGCGTCGTGCCCGGCGAGCGCGTGCTGGTTGTGTGGGGGCGCGGCGGCACCGAGGTGGGGGACGCCCAGATCGACGCCGCCCGCGCCGCGACCCCGGGCTGGGCCTGGACCGTGCGCACCCCGGACGCACCCTCACCGGACCTGTGGCGGGAGCTGCACGAGGCCACCGTGGTGGTGACCCACGGCGGGAACAACGCCGTGGCCGAGCTCTCGGCGGTGCAGGCTCACGCAGTGGTCGTCGCGCAGCCGCGCCCGCACGACGAGCAGGAGGCCACCGCGGCTGCCCTGGACCGGGCCGGGATCTGCGTGGGGCTCGCGCGCTGGCCCGAGGCGCACGAGTGGCCCGGGCTGCTAGCGCGCGCCCTCACCCTCGGCGGCGAGCGGTGGGAACGGTGGCGTCACGGTGACGGGGCGCACCGCGCGGCCCGCGCCATGGAGGAGCTGCTGAGCGGTGGGGTCCGGTGA
- a CDS encoding glycosyltransferase: MKVALLAHDRFPIIPPFSGGLESFTWHLARGLRARGIDVVVFAAPGSDPQLGIEELDVEPLVLSDEARNDVSMPPEAQVRETFSYLQVMRAFASRPDIDVVHNNSLHFLPIVMSGAIPQPLLTTLHTPATPWLEPALRLTPTAHTVAVSDSVAQLWSTITPARVIRNGVDPHEWRPGPGGDTLVWSGRIVPEKAPHIAALIASKAGWRLRIAGPVADRQYFETRLKPLLDESITYVGHLDTGQLRDLAGHSAASLVTPAWEEPYGLVAAEAMACGTPVLAVARGGLSEIVRFPGGLTSQPGASEAETVAAAAAMLPLVVAMDRARVRRYALEHCSLDATVDAYVELYRELVGA; the protein is encoded by the coding sequence ATGAAGGTCGCCCTGCTGGCGCACGACCGGTTCCCCATCATCCCGCCGTTCTCCGGGGGTCTGGAGTCCTTCACGTGGCACCTGGCCCGCGGGCTGCGGGCGAGGGGCATCGACGTGGTGGTCTTCGCGGCGCCCGGTTCCGACCCCCAGCTGGGGATCGAGGAGCTGGACGTGGAACCGCTCGTGCTCTCCGACGAGGCCCGCAACGACGTCTCCATGCCGCCCGAGGCGCAGGTGCGGGAGACGTTCTCCTACCTGCAGGTGATGCGGGCGTTCGCGTCCCGGCCGGACATCGACGTGGTGCACAACAACTCGCTGCACTTCCTGCCGATCGTGATGTCCGGTGCCATCCCACAGCCGCTGCTGACCACGCTGCACACCCCGGCCACGCCGTGGCTGGAGCCGGCGCTGCGGCTCACGCCCACCGCGCACACCGTGGCCGTCAGCGACTCCGTGGCGCAGCTGTGGAGCACCATCACCCCCGCGCGGGTGATCCGCAACGGGGTGGACCCGCACGAGTGGCGCCCCGGCCCGGGCGGGGACACCCTCGTGTGGTCCGGGCGCATCGTCCCGGAGAAGGCCCCGCACATTGCCGCGCTGATCGCCAGCAAGGCCGGGTGGCGGCTGCGGATCGCCGGGCCGGTCGCGGACCGGCAGTACTTCGAGACCCGGCTCAAGCCGCTGCTCGACGAGAGCATCACCTACGTGGGCCACCTGGACACCGGGCAGCTGCGGGACCTCGCGGGCCACAGTGCCGCGAGCCTCGTGACCCCCGCGTGGGAGGAGCCCTACGGTCTCGTGGCCGCCGAGGCCATGGCGTGCGGCACCCCGGTGCTCGCCGTGGCCCGCGGCGGGCTGAGCGAGATCGTCCGCTTCCCCGGAGGGCTCACGTCCCAGCCCGGGGCGAGCGAGGCGGAGACGGTGGCAGCGGCCGCGGCCATGCTGCCGCTGGTCGTGGCCATGGACCGCGCACGGGTGCGCCGCTACGCGCTCGAGCACTGCTCGCTGGACGCCACGGTGGACGCGTACGTCGAGCTCTACCGGGAGCTGGTGGGGGCGTGA